DNA sequence from the Coffea eugenioides isolate CCC68of unplaced genomic scaffold, Ceug_1.0 ScVebR1_1843;HRSCAF=2772, whole genome shotgun sequence genome:
AAAGGAGTTTTCTGTGAGGACAGTAGCTCAGGAATATGGAGGTGGGGCATTTAGGATATTTGGAGATACAGTGATTTTCTCGAATTACAAGGATCAAAGGCTCTATAGGCAGTCATTATCTTCAAAAGGTTTGATCTttcactttttctcttttcttgttttccgtCCTGGGATTTTTTCCTATGCTTTAGCTGAATTAAAAACTGGGTTCTATCCAATCACCAAAGCTTTAAAGCTTTGCTTTCTTATGAGCACTGGTTCTAATGCTTAGTTTTGTTGTTTTCTAGAATCTAATTTATTGTAGTGTAGCAACCTCTTAGGTATTGCAAATAGCCAGTAAATGATTGAGTTTACTCAGTTTACTACTTTTTGTTTTGGGTTTAAATATGAGTACTTGCTCTGTTGGCAGATTCTGCTCCTTTGCCATTTACTCCAGATTATGGCAGACCGCTCGTGTCTTATGCAGATGGAGTTTTTGATGCGCGGTTTAGTCGTTTCGTGACAGTACAGGAAGGTAGCTGTTAGCATGTATTTATTGATTTGAGGTTGTTTAATCAATCATCAGAGTTAATTGTAAATATTGgttaattgttttaaattttatgtTTGACAGACTGTCGTGAAAGTGCTATGAATTCTATAACAACTATTGTGTCATTTGATATCCGTGATGAGAGCGTTCAAGGTATGCTTTACATTGTCTAATCTCTTTTAGACTAATACCTTTCTTATTCTGTCTGTGAGTTGCAAGTATACCAGTTCAAAGATTGCTTCTTTGTTTCTTTAAGTTGCTTGTACCCTGATTTGTGTCGATGAAACATgatgattgtttcttttgacTTGTCTGGTGTGCACCATCAACAATGCAGAACCGAAAGTACTGGTTTCTGGCAGCGATTTTTATGCTTTTCCTCGTTTGGATCCAAAAGGAGAACGGATAGCCTGGATTCAGTGGAGCCATCCCAACATGCCATGGGACAGATCAGAACTTTGGGTTGGCTACATAAGTGATTCAGGGTATGCAGCAGTTTCTCTCTGAGGTGTAGGGTGTCTGCTTGAAACTTTGGATTGGTAATTTGACTGATAATGGGTGCATATTGTGCATTTTTATCACTGATAATGGATGTTGATAGGATGCACAATTATTTCGCTTctctttgcttttccttttaGTGGAAGTCTTCTTTGGGTATGAAGCTTCTTGAAAACTTTACTTTGTTACTTGTGTCACAATAAGGTTTTTTTCACCCATTTAGTTAATtttgctttgaaaaaaaaagaaagtgttTGTTTTGCTTCAAATATATTTGTATGCGATTGTGTTCTCGAGAAGGCAAATCTTACTTGTTGATGGCTGTGGCAGGCTTTTACACCAGAAAAAACATGGAGAATTAAAAATAAGTAGAGTTCAAGAAAAACTTATAGATGTTCCCTGAAGATGATAAAGCTTTGATTTGAAACTTTATGTGGCTTCTTGTGTGTGAAGTTCTCTCCTTGTTTCCATGTCTCCACTGGCATGAAATTGGCAGTTGTCTTCATACGACTTTAATAACAAATGATACCCCCAAGATGGTCAAACTCAGACGTCAGTCCTTCATTCGCAGCTGAGGCATTTGCCTTTCTGATCTTTAATGCTATTCTTTTCTGACTAAATATTTGAACTCAAAGaaggcacttttttttttttttttttggcaaggTTCAACATAGTATGAGGATTTGTCTGCATAAATTCCCTTAGTTCCTTTGCACCAAGTAAATTCTGGTTGCAGATTTATGTAAGTCTCCCATTTAAGATCCGTCAAAAGACTTGTACTTGGATCCATCAAATGACTTGTGTTTGGATCACTCAGGTCTGAATTCTTGTTGGCAAATGCTAATTCCGGTATCATTGATAACCTTCTATGAATAAATCTCTCGTCTTTTGTCTTCTGTtggttatttgaaatattactTTCTGTAACAGAGACGTGCATACACGGGTCTGCGTTGCAGGTGGTGATCCAACACTTGTGGAATCTCCAACTGAGCCCAAGTGGTCACCTCAAGGTATTTCCACTAGCTTACTTTCTTTACTAGAAAACGAGGATATTGGTGTGGCAAATATGAGAATTTCTTTGCGCCTGTTGAACATGTCTAGTTTCCATTACAGACATTGGTATTCCTTCATCATATTGTAATAAGCATATATTATGCATTCAACTGACTCGACTCtgaaattcttgttttatgTGGAACTGCTGTATATTGTTAATTGTTTTAGTATCTTCAATGCCTCAAGACTGTGTGTTAATTGCTGTGCTTGCTATTGCAGGAGAACTGTTCTTCATTACTGATAGAAAATCTGGATTTTGGAATCTCTACAAATGGGTAAGCTTGCTAGAAAACTATCATTTTGAGATTTTCTCCCTATCTGCAATTTTTTGATAATCTGAGATGTTCCTAGTGTTGATACTCATGTCTTTTGTTGCTACCAGTTATTATTCAATTGTAATATGTGTCATTTGTTCTTTAAGTGTATCTAAGATCACATTTTTGATGATCTCCTGGCAATTATTGCGAACCCTTGTTCATTTATCCTGAGTCAAATTATGAAGTATATCTTATCAACCTTTTGGGTCGCATTCGCTTCAAGACAGGTCTGAGTCACCTAAATACAGTTCTAGTTTGACAAATGCACTGATCCTCTGAAAAGTTTGATATGATGCCATTTTTAGGATGCTCCTTGa
Encoded proteins:
- the LOC113755911 gene encoding uncharacterized protein LOC113755911, with product MALSTSFTAISALTRYRRRHPFNPFSTTSFISSSFNHISRKIQLLRTAASHCHTQSSPKMSSVTAENTKITAPYGSWKSPITSDLVSGSDKRLGGTAVDALGHLFWVETRPNESGRLVLVKQGEKEGDDPIDVTPKEFSVRTVAQEYGGGAFRIFGDTVIFSNYKDQRLYRQSLSSKDSAPLPFTPDYGRPLVSYADGVFDARFSRFVTVQEDCRESAMNSITTIVSFDIRDESVQEPKVLVSGSDFYAFPRLDPKGERIAWIQWSHPNMPWDRSELWVGYISDSGDVHTRVCVAGGDPTLVESPTEPKWSPQGELFFITDRKSGFWNLYKWIETSNEVLPVYTLDAEFARPLWIFGMNSYALWLLLVN